The following coding sequences lie in one Mesorhizobium sp. DCY119 genomic window:
- a CDS encoding flagellar hook-length control protein FliK, with protein MTIGINQAPASAGSVPVVSGKSGKPGAKGQDSGSTFGSVVGFSDTKGKDGEMASSSAIGLHKPENAARQKTPAASSEQGQARWLRPGAQFEKVIDVALKGTTEETDASSETLPEDDAAGTDADSATDTRSAKAVGDPLSALMVASRLEARGEQSGNAKSGSEKSGATGTSAATKIPLEGDAASLAEAARAARSAEGKEPSANFRLPGQVSGEMATLSITRADLKNAAKSTAASLTVSLSQATTLGEAAEGADAAIPSVGDDLRQSLEAGGRGRQQADTSGRRSDGKAERVTVVNQQNIPAPVAQSPVSTASALANQLASDTGWREAAAPSFRPLASQPNLSSAHTLKIQLHPAELGVVTASMRFSGEQLTVEIQVENGDAYRRLSADSETIVKSLRAMGLDIDRVTVQQPQVASQTVTRTDSSAMASGFAPRDQQSFGSAGSGGNGETSGGQRSARDGNDGAYGTGDGASTSSNRTGSDLYI; from the coding sequence ATGACGATCGGCATCAATCAGGCTCCTGCGTCAGCCGGCTCGGTTCCGGTGGTGTCAGGCAAATCGGGCAAGCCGGGCGCCAAGGGACAGGACAGCGGCAGCACATTCGGCAGCGTGGTCGGATTTTCGGATACGAAAGGAAAGGACGGCGAAATGGCCTCCAGCTCCGCTATCGGCTTACACAAGCCGGAGAATGCTGCGCGGCAAAAAACGCCGGCGGCTTCATCCGAACAGGGACAGGCACGCTGGCTTCGCCCGGGCGCTCAATTCGAAAAAGTCATCGACGTTGCCCTGAAGGGCACCACCGAAGAGACCGATGCCTCGAGCGAAACCCTGCCGGAAGACGACGCCGCCGGAACCGACGCTGATAGCGCCACGGATACTCGCTCGGCAAAAGCCGTCGGCGATCCGTTGTCGGCGCTCATGGTCGCAAGCAGGCTGGAAGCGCGTGGCGAGCAGTCCGGCAATGCAAAGAGCGGTTCTGAAAAATCAGGTGCCACTGGGACCTCGGCGGCCACGAAAATCCCGCTCGAAGGCGATGCGGCATCGCTTGCCGAAGCCGCGCGTGCGGCACGCAGCGCCGAGGGCAAGGAACCATCGGCCAATTTCCGGTTGCCTGGACAGGTTTCCGGCGAGATGGCCACCCTTTCCATTACGCGCGCCGATCTGAAAAACGCTGCCAAGTCGACGGCAGCCTCCCTCACCGTCTCGCTGTCTCAAGCGACGACCCTCGGCGAAGCAGCAGAGGGCGCCGACGCCGCAATCCCGTCTGTCGGCGACGATCTCCGTCAAAGCCTTGAGGCCGGCGGCCGTGGCCGCCAGCAGGCGGATACGTCGGGCAGGCGGTCGGACGGCAAAGCCGAGCGCGTGACGGTGGTGAACCAGCAGAACATACCCGCGCCGGTCGCCCAATCACCCGTTTCGACCGCTTCCGCACTTGCCAATCAGCTTGCTTCCGACACCGGTTGGCGCGAAGCGGCGGCCCCATCCTTCCGGCCTCTTGCCTCACAACCCAATTTGTCTTCGGCGCACACCCTGAAAATTCAGCTGCACCCCGCAGAACTGGGTGTCGTCACGGCCAGTATGCGTTTCTCCGGAGAGCAACTGACGGTTGAGATTCAGGTTGAAAACGGTGATGCCTACCGCCGCCTTAGCGCGGACAGCGAGACCATCGTGAAATCGCTCCGCGCGATGGGTCTCGACATCGATCGCGTGACAGTCCAGCAACCACAGGTCGCATCGCAAACGGTGACGCGAACCGACAGCAGCGCAATGGCCTCGGGCTTTGCGCCGCGTGACCAGCAGTCGTTCGGCTCTGCCGGGTCCGGCGGCAACGGCGAGACATCCGGCGGACAGCGATCGGCAAGGGACGGCAACGATGGCGCATATGGCACTGGTGATGGCGCATCGACTTCTTCGAACCGCACTGGCAGCGATCTTTATATCTAG
- a CDS encoding flagellin codes for MSSLLTNSSAMTALQTLSLTNKNLATTQNRIATGQKVSTASDNAAYWSIATGMRAQNGVNQAVKDSLGFGSAVVDVAYTGLEAAIKLGESIVAKLASNEQGGIDTDATNKEITALTDQIAQIAKSADFEGQNLLATSGADLTVLAGYVKDSGTPDLITVTAFDLEAADFSDLSTAEATLKTMREAAADFGAAKIRIDSQLDFTSKLMDAVDRGVGALVDADMNAESARLSALQVQQQLGIQALSIANSSSQSILSLFR; via the coding sequence CTGACCAACAAGAACCTGGCGACCACCCAGAACCGCATCGCCACCGGCCAGAAGGTTTCGACTGCTTCGGACAACGCTGCTTACTGGTCGATCGCCACCGGCATGCGCGCTCAGAACGGCGTCAACCAGGCCGTCAAGGATTCGCTCGGTTTCGGCTCCGCCGTCGTCGATGTGGCCTACACCGGTCTCGAAGCCGCCATCAAGCTCGGCGAGAGCATCGTTGCCAAGCTCGCCTCCAACGAACAGGGCGGCATCGACACGGATGCAACCAACAAGGAAATCACCGCACTCACCGACCAGATCGCGCAGATCGCCAAGTCGGCCGACTTCGAAGGTCAGAACCTGCTGGCAACCAGCGGTGCCGACCTGACTGTGCTCGCGGGATACGTCAAGGATTCGGGCACGCCCGACCTGATCACCGTGACCGCTTTCGACCTCGAAGCTGCTGACTTCTCTGACCTCTCGACCGCCGAGGCGACGCTGAAGACCATGCGCGAGGCCGCAGCTGATTTCGGCGCCGCCAAGATCCGCATCGACTCGCAGCTCGATTTCACGTCGAAGCTGATGGACGCTGTCGATCGTGGCGTTGGCGCTCTGGTCGACGCCGACATGAACGCCGAATCGGCTCGCCTTTCGGCTCTGCAGGTTCAGCAGCAGCTCGGCATCCAGGCGCTGTCGATCGCCAACTCGAGCTCGCAGTCGATCCTGTCGCTCTTCCGCTAA
- the fliF gene encoding flagellar basal-body MS-ring/collar protein FliF: MPQQIQTILSNLQGFGPRRLAIMGGVAALVMAIIGLGAFYLNRPAYETLYVGLERSDVNQIGLALNEAGIGFDVGSDGTSVLVPTGKTATARMLLAEKGLPTSANAGYELFDNVGSLGLTSFMQQITRVRALEGEIARTIQSINGIRAARVHIVLSERANFRRDEQEPSASVVIRASGIDEVKSAMSIRHLVAAAVPGLNAEKVTVLDSAGTLLAAGDDPINSSASRSLGVEQTVESQIEANIRRALTPYLGPDNFRASVKADVNTDTRQTEETIFDPESRVERSVQVVRANESANRRSAAAPATVEQNLPEANLAAVDGPQSSENSDRKEETTNYEMNSKRIATVSNGYTVTKMSVAVVVNQQRLAAILGEGATAEQINGRIAEIQKVVSTAAGLDTARGDVVNVSAVEFIDGLDGVEIAAPGFMDKLGQQTGTLINAAAFVIVVFLVAFFGLRPMVASLTKPAEIAGPSFDDVQRSLPTPDSANAEAEALPQPPRTNPLDDLRRKLRPAPQERLARMVDLNEERTAHILRKWAHQEAA, encoded by the coding sequence GTGCCGCAGCAAATTCAGACCATTCTTTCGAACCTGCAGGGTTTCGGCCCGCGCCGGCTGGCAATAATGGGCGGTGTCGCCGCATTGGTGATGGCCATCATCGGCCTCGGTGCCTTCTATCTCAACCGCCCGGCCTACGAGACGCTCTATGTCGGGCTCGAACGTTCCGACGTGAACCAGATCGGTCTTGCGCTCAATGAAGCAGGCATCGGCTTCGATGTCGGCTCCGATGGCACCAGCGTTCTCGTTCCCACCGGCAAGACCGCTACCGCCCGCATGCTGCTCGCCGAAAAAGGCCTGCCGACCAGCGCCAATGCCGGCTACGAACTGTTCGACAATGTCGGCTCGCTCGGGCTGACCTCCTTCATGCAGCAGATCACCCGCGTGCGCGCACTCGAAGGCGAGATTGCCCGCACCATCCAGTCCATCAATGGCATCCGCGCCGCCCGCGTCCACATCGTTCTGTCCGAGCGCGCCAATTTCCGCCGCGACGAGCAGGAGCCGTCGGCTTCCGTCGTCATCCGCGCCTCCGGCATCGATGAAGTCAAGAGCGCGATGTCCATCCGCCATCTTGTCGCCGCCGCCGTCCCCGGCCTGAATGCAGAGAAGGTGACCGTGCTCGATTCCGCCGGCACGCTGCTTGCTGCCGGCGACGATCCGATCAATTCCAGCGCCAGCCGCTCGCTCGGCGTCGAGCAGACGGTGGAATCGCAGATCGAAGCCAATATCCGACGCGCCCTGACGCCCTATCTCGGCCCGGACAATTTCCGCGCCAGCGTCAAGGCCGACGTCAACACCGACACACGGCAGACCGAGGAAACCATCTTCGATCCGGAATCCCGCGTCGAGCGCTCGGTCCAGGTCGTGCGCGCCAATGAGAGCGCAAACCGCCGCAGCGCCGCAGCACCCGCCACGGTCGAGCAGAACCTGCCGGAAGCAAACCTCGCAGCCGTCGACGGTCCGCAATCCTCCGAAAACAGCGATCGCAAGGAGGAAACCACCAACTACGAGATGAACTCCAAGCGCATCGCCACCGTCAGCAACGGCTATACGGTGACCAAGATGTCTGTGGCAGTCGTCGTCAACCAGCAGCGTCTCGCAGCCATCCTCGGCGAAGGCGCGACGGCAGAGCAGATCAACGGCCGCATCGCCGAAATCCAGAAGGTCGTTTCCACCGCAGCCGGCCTCGATACGGCGCGCGGCGACGTGGTCAACGTCTCGGCGGTCGAGTTCATCGATGGGCTCGACGGCGTCGAGATCGCAGCGCCCGGCTTCATGGACAAGCTCGGCCAGCAAACGGGCACGCTCATCAACGCGGCCGCCTTCGTCATCGTCGTCTTCCTCGTCGCCTTCTTCGGGCTGCGCCCGATGGTGGCCTCCCTGACCAAGCCTGCCGAGATCGCCGGCCCGAGCTTCGACGACGTGCAGCGTTCGCTGCCGACACCGGACTCGGCCAACGCCGAGGCAGAGGCCCTGCCGCAGCCGCCGCGCACCAATCCGCTCGACGACCTGCGCCGCAAGCTTCGGCCCGCCCCGCAGGAGCGCCTTGCGCGCATGGTCGACCTCAATGAGGAACGCACCGCGCACATCCTGCGCAAATGGGCTCATCAGGAAGCCGCCTGA
- a CDS encoding flagellar hook protein FlgE: protein MSLYGMMRTGVSGMNAQANRLSTVADNIANSSTTGYKRASTEFSSLIIPSTTGNYTSGGVTTTVRNSISQQGDMKYTTSGSDLAINGNGFFVVQGAGGSPVLTRAGSFVPNAQGQLVNAAGFQLMGYSYENGIPSAVANGLGGLVPVTINQTDLVAIPSTTGIFTANLPLDAEIVDPADLPSANAATAKYSAKSSLVTYNSLGSEVLLDVYYTKTADNTWEVAIYKQSDAAADTSFPYTGDELVGTQTLEFDPANGKLTTTPLDVTVTIPGPPTQDIKIDLSKMTQLDKSYTVVSAEADGAPPASIEGVQISDDGTVYAKYENGALKPIFRIPIATVQSPDMMQVLPGNVFSPTADSGVVQMGFANESGRGKVVSGALEGSNVDIAQELTDMIESQRSYTANSKVFQTGADLMDILVNLKR, encoded by the coding sequence ATGAGCTTGTATGGAATGATGCGCACGGGCGTGTCGGGCATGAACGCCCAGGCAAACCGCCTTTCCACCGTCGCAGACAACATCGCCAATTCCAGCACCACCGGCTACAAGCGCGCGAGCACGGAATTTTCCTCGCTGATCATCCCTTCCACCACTGGCAACTATACGTCGGGCGGCGTCACCACGACGGTTCGCAATTCGATCAGCCAGCAAGGTGACATGAAGTACACCACCTCCGGCAGCGATCTTGCCATCAACGGCAACGGTTTCTTCGTCGTGCAGGGCGCAGGCGGATCGCCGGTGCTGACCCGCGCCGGCTCGTTCGTGCCCAACGCACAAGGACAGCTTGTTAACGCCGCCGGCTTCCAGCTCATGGGCTACAGCTACGAAAACGGCATCCCCAGCGCTGTCGCCAACGGCCTCGGCGGACTGGTTCCCGTGACCATCAATCAGACGGATCTAGTCGCAATCCCATCGACCACCGGCATTTTCACCGCCAATCTGCCGTTGGATGCCGAGATCGTCGACCCGGCCGACCTGCCATCGGCGAATGCCGCCACGGCGAAATATTCGGCCAAGTCGTCGCTGGTCACCTACAACAGTCTCGGCAGCGAGGTTCTCCTCGACGTCTATTACACCAAGACCGCCGACAACACCTGGGAAGTCGCGATCTACAAGCAGTCCGACGCGGCAGCTGACACCTCATTCCCCTATACCGGCGACGAACTGGTCGGCACCCAGACCCTCGAGTTCGACCCTGCGAACGGCAAGCTGACCACCACGCCGCTCGACGTGACCGTGACGATCCCCGGCCCGCCGACACAGGATATCAAGATCGACCTGTCCAAGATGACGCAGCTCGACAAGAGCTACACCGTCGTCTCGGCTGAAGCCGACGGCGCCCCACCTGCCAGCATCGAAGGCGTGCAGATTTCCGACGACGGCACCGTCTATGCCAAATACGAAAACGGCGCGCTAAAGCCGATCTTCCGCATTCCGATCGCCACCGTGCAGAGCCCCGACATGATGCAGGTACTGCCTGGCAACGTGTTTTCGCCAACCGCCGATTCAGGCGTCGTCCAGATGGGCTTCGCCAACGAGAGCGGCAGGGGCAAGGTCGTGTCCGGTGCTCTGGAAGGGTCGAATGTCGACATCGCCCAGGAGCTGACCGACATGATCGAGTCCCAGCGCAGCTACACCGCCAATTCGAAAGTGTTTCAGACTGGCGCCGATCTCATGGACATCCTCGTCAACCTCAAGAGGTAG
- a CDS encoding transglycosylase SLT domain-containing protein — translation MAHRLLRTALAAIFISSAVSAALAAGNPCEPEILRAADRYGVPVGILYAVGLTETGRKGSLQPNALNIEGKAVFPSSSAQALAAFDAARRGGAKLIDLGCMQINHHYHGEHFRSVAEMLDPGRNVDYAARFLAQLHARHMTWSMAVARYHAGPNNDPAQKRYVCRVIANMVATGFGKWTGNARSFCAP, via the coding sequence ATGGCGCATCGACTTCTTCGAACCGCACTGGCAGCGATCTTTATATCTAGCGCCGTATCAGCAGCTTTGGCAGCCGGAAATCCGTGCGAGCCTGAAATCCTGCGCGCTGCCGACCGCTATGGCGTACCGGTTGGAATCCTCTACGCGGTTGGCCTGACGGAGACTGGCAGGAAAGGCAGCCTTCAGCCCAACGCGTTGAATATAGAAGGAAAAGCCGTCTTCCCATCATCGTCGGCACAAGCACTCGCGGCCTTCGATGCAGCAAGGCGCGGCGGGGCGAAGCTGATCGATCTGGGATGCATGCAGATCAACCACCACTATCACGGCGAGCATTTCCGCAGCGTCGCTGAAATGCTCGACCCCGGCCGGAACGTGGACTATGCGGCACGCTTTTTGGCGCAGCTTCATGCCCGGCACATGACCTGGTCGATGGCGGTTGCGCGCTATCATGCCGGCCCCAACAACGACCCGGCGCAGAAGCGTTATGTCTGCCGCGTCATCGCCAACATGGTCGCCACCGGCTTTGGCAAATGGACCGGCAACGCGCGATCTTTCTGCGCCCCATAG
- the flgK gene encoding flagellar hook-associated protein FlgK: protein MSLSSALSIAQNSLLNTSRQTSVVSRNVSEEKNADYARRTAVLSSTAPGARVVVIQRATNEQLFRQNLSAVSSWSGQTTVYTGMDRLSLAVDGVDNALSPATSITELQKALQTYSATPTNRTLADNAINAARNVVRSLNDGAAAIQTFRVETDQQISTAVNELNSLLSQFQAANKEIVSGTASGRDVNDALDKRDALLKQISEYVPVSTFTRGNNDMVVMTSDGTTLFETVPRSISFEPSAAYASGTPGNKVYIDGVPVTMGSGGNTTSGGKIAGLLQLRDSVATTMQSQMDEIARGLISAFAETDPNGVLADAPGLFTWPGAPAMPADGTLVNGLAGQISLNAAFVSNPEYLRDGGANGAGYVHNTEGGTSYTDLLIKYGDRMDEPMAFDAATGIGGSVSLATYSANSIGWFQGVRKDASTAAESKEALAVRTAEALSNDTGVNVDMEMSLLLELENSYSASARLIKAVDEMLASLLAAVR, encoded by the coding sequence ATGTCGTTATCCAGCGCACTCAGCATCGCCCAGAATTCCCTTCTCAATACGAGCCGCCAGACCAGCGTGGTCTCGCGAAACGTTTCCGAAGAGAAGAACGCGGACTATGCGCGCCGGACCGCCGTGCTTTCCAGCACCGCTCCCGGGGCGCGCGTCGTCGTCATCCAGCGCGCCACCAACGAGCAGCTTTTCCGCCAGAACCTGTCGGCCGTCTCCTCCTGGAGCGGCCAGACAACCGTCTATACCGGCATGGACCGGCTCAGCCTCGCAGTCGATGGCGTCGACAATGCGCTTTCGCCTGCAACCTCCATCACCGAGTTACAGAAGGCGCTGCAGACCTACTCCGCTACTCCAACCAACCGTACGCTCGCCGACAACGCCATTAACGCCGCGCGCAATGTGGTGCGCAGCCTCAATGACGGCGCGGCGGCGATCCAGACCTTTCGTGTCGAGACCGACCAGCAGATCTCCACAGCGGTCAACGAACTGAACAGCCTGTTGTCCCAGTTCCAGGCCGCCAACAAGGAAATCGTCTCGGGAACCGCGTCCGGCCGCGACGTCAACGATGCGCTCGACAAGCGCGATGCGCTTCTGAAGCAGATTTCGGAATACGTTCCCGTCTCCACCTTCACGCGTGGCAACAACGATATGGTCGTCATGACCTCGGATGGCACGACGCTGTTCGAGACCGTGCCGCGCAGCATCAGCTTCGAGCCTTCGGCCGCCTATGCGTCGGGCACTCCCGGCAACAAGGTCTATATCGACGGCGTGCCCGTCACCATGGGATCGGGCGGCAACACGACATCCGGCGGCAAGATCGCCGGGCTTCTGCAATTGCGCGACAGCGTCGCCACCACGATGCAGAGCCAGATGGACGAAATCGCGCGCGGCCTCATCAGCGCTTTCGCCGAGACCGATCCGAACGGGGTTCTTGCCGACGCACCTGGCCTGTTCACATGGCCCGGCGCGCCCGCCATGCCGGCGGACGGCACGCTGGTCAACGGGCTCGCAGGGCAGATTTCGCTCAATGCGGCCTTCGTCAGCAATCCCGAATATCTGCGTGACGGCGGCGCCAACGGTGCCGGCTACGTCCACAACACTGAAGGCGGCACATCCTATACCGACCTTCTCATCAAATATGGCGACCGCATGGACGAGCCGATGGCCTTCGATGCCGCCACAGGCATCGGCGGCTCGGTAAGCCTTGCAACCTACTCGGCAAATTCGATCGGCTGGTTCCAGGGAGTGCGCAAGGATGCCTCGACGGCAGCCGAGTCCAAGGAGGCGCTGGCCGTCCGCACGGCAGAGGCGCTATCCAACGACACCGGCGTCAATGTCGACATGGAAATGTCATTGTTGCTTGAACTTGAGAATTCCTATTCGGCGTCGGCCCGCCTGATCAAGGCCGTCGACGAAATGCTGGCATCCCTGCTGGCGGCAGTGAGGTAA
- a CDS encoding chemotaxis protein MotC: protein MRLPRPLHGLIGMALLAASLPALARAETQLQPFQMVRSLQLVQDRIASGDHAALPMQRKLLEMIDERLRKTGQDGFDDPRNYRAMLVYAMSGGNPATIDTVLSRLVLDEENLGIGKGLLDYLNGQAVSARTTLGPVDPMKQPPELGAFLALVKGSLAANDNPQGALKLFDQARLLGPGTLVEEAALRRSIGLATAHGDAGRFTLASTQYVERYLRSPYASQFADSFVAGVMALHDSIDLAKVSEITAMMDAEQERVIYLRIARVAGIDGYKELSAFASAKAEKGTGGDAVAGGEDPRALLYASLASVTSGTDAEIRAMLAKIDRAKLSAGDRKLFDAVAAVASKMTGTLPTPSRQEVRQAIPITAAADDSDPLVIEADPLPLDAVEEQQPQDIVEASAPPVALADSTPAQAAPQTPPDPADEKLVANRKKLEEIDKMLGDAQ, encoded by the coding sequence ATGAGGCTCCCGCGTCCGCTGCATGGTCTGATCGGTATGGCGCTGCTTGCAGCAAGCCTGCCCGCATTGGCGCGCGCCGAAACCCAGCTCCAGCCCTTCCAGATGGTGCGTTCGCTGCAGCTGGTGCAGGACCGCATCGCATCGGGCGACCATGCCGCGCTGCCGATGCAGCGCAAGCTGCTCGAAATGATAGACGAGCGCCTGCGCAAGACCGGGCAGGACGGCTTCGACGATCCACGCAACTACCGCGCCATGCTGGTCTATGCCATGAGCGGCGGCAACCCGGCGACGATCGACACGGTGCTTTCGCGCCTCGTGCTCGATGAAGAAAACCTCGGCATCGGCAAGGGCTTGCTCGACTATCTCAACGGTCAGGCGGTCAGCGCGCGAACCACGCTCGGGCCCGTCGATCCGATGAAGCAGCCGCCCGAACTCGGCGCATTTCTGGCCCTGGTCAAGGGCTCGCTCGCCGCCAACGACAACCCGCAAGGTGCACTGAAACTGTTCGATCAGGCACGCCTGCTCGGCCCCGGCACATTGGTCGAGGAAGCAGCGCTTCGCCGCTCCATCGGCCTCGCCACCGCACATGGCGATGCCGGGCGCTTCACGCTCGCCTCCACGCAATATGTCGAGCGTTATCTGCGCTCGCCCTATGCCAGCCAGTTCGCCGACTCCTTCGTGGCAGGCGTCATGGCCCTTCACGATTCGATCGACCTCGCCAAGGTCAGCGAAATCACCGCGATGATGGACGCCGAACAGGAGCGGGTGATCTATCTGCGCATCGCCCGCGTCGCCGGCATCGACGGTTACAAGGAACTGTCCGCTTTTGCCTCGGCAAAAGCCGAGAAGGGCACAGGCGGCGATGCAGTTGCCGGCGGCGAAGACCCGCGTGCGCTGCTCTATGCCAGCCTTGCCTCGGTGACCTCCGGCACCGATGCGGAAATCAGGGCCATGCTTGCAAAAATCGACCGCGCCAAACTTTCGGCAGGCGACCGCAAGCTGTTCGATGCGGTTGCCGCCGTTGCTTCCAAGATGACCGGCACGCTGCCCACGCCTTCACGGCAGGAGGTGCGCCAGGCTATTCCCATCACTGCTGCCGCCGACGACAGCGACCCTCTGGTGATCGAAGCCGACCCGCTGCCGCTGGATGCGGTCGAAGAACAGCAGCCCCAGGACATTGTGGAAGCTTCGGCACCACCGGTAGCCCTAGCCGACAGCACGCCAGCCCAGGCTGCCCCGCAAACGCCGCCTGATCCCGCCGATGAAAAGCTGGTCGCAAACCGCAAGAAACTGGAAGAAATCGACAAGATGCTGGGAGACGCGCAATGA
- a CDS encoding MotB family protein: MSSVDIDNVKHEIVIVRRGHSGEDDAHHGGVWKIAFADFMTAMMCFFLVMWLISAADEKTKKSVANYFNPVQLMDNTTSSRGLESESEGLPAEKPEDSTSAGESVGRANSGPAKEQNSADAAVADQRSDENLFADPYAVLAEIAANSGVRQNVSDKGDGGVQEAGPATGAEGGESYRDPFAPDFWSQQVVTPLAEASAERSKPETEAAKADITAPKDVAPLQELAETKAEAKPEKPVAEKPAETAPKQDKPSAADVKKAEQLRKELAAAFPAGDRLHDGISVEATAKGVIISVTDQLDFGMFEIGSAVPRRELILAMEKISKALNEQKGVITISGHTDARPFKNATYDNWRLSSARAHSAYYMLVRGGLDERRVTEVGGFADRKPKNAADPLAATNRRIEIVLENGG; encoded by the coding sequence GTGAGCAGCGTGGACATCGACAACGTCAAGCACGAGATCGTCATTGTCAGGCGTGGTCACAGCGGTGAGGACGACGCCCATCACGGCGGCGTCTGGAAGATTGCCTTCGCCGACTTCATGACCGCGATGATGTGCTTCTTCCTCGTCATGTGGCTCATCAGCGCCGCCGACGAGAAGACGAAGAAATCCGTCGCGAACTACTTCAACCCCGTGCAGCTGATGGACAACACCACCAGTAGCCGCGGCCTTGAAAGCGAGAGCGAAGGCCTGCCCGCCGAAAAGCCGGAAGATTCGACCAGCGCCGGCGAAAGCGTCGGACGCGCCAATTCCGGCCCGGCGAAGGAGCAGAATTCCGCCGATGCAGCCGTCGCCGACCAGCGCTCGGACGAGAACCTTTTTGCCGATCCCTATGCGGTACTGGCCGAGATCGCCGCCAATTCCGGCGTGCGCCAGAATGTCAGCGACAAGGGCGACGGCGGCGTGCAGGAAGCCGGCCCGGCAACTGGTGCTGAGGGCGGCGAGTCCTACCGCGATCCGTTCGCGCCGGACTTCTGGTCGCAGCAGGTGGTAACGCCGCTGGCCGAGGCAAGCGCCGAACGTTCCAAGCCCGAGACGGAAGCCGCCAAGGCAGATATCACCGCTCCCAAGGATGTCGCCCCGCTGCAAGAGCTGGCCGAGACAAAGGCGGAAGCCAAGCCTGAAAAGCCCGTCGCTGAGAAGCCTGCCGAGACAGCACCCAAGCAGGACAAGCCGAGCGCTGCCGACGTCAAGAAGGCGGAACAGCTGCGCAAGGAACTTGCCGCCGCCTTCCCTGCCGGTGACAGGCTGCATGACGGCATCTCGGTCGAGGCAACGGCCAAGGGCGTGATCATCTCCGTTACCGACCAGCTCGATTTCGGCATGTTCGAGATCGGCTCTGCCGTGCCCCGCCGCGAGCTCATCCTGGCGATGGAAAAGATCAGCAAGGCGTTGAACGAACAGAAGGGCGTGATCACCATCAGCGGCCATACCGATGCGCGCCCGTTCAAGAACGCAACTTACGACAACTGGCGGCTTTCGTCCGCGCGCGCCCATTCGGCCTATTACATGCTGGTGCGCGGCGGCCTCGACGAGCGCCGCGTCACCGAAGTCGGCGGCTTCGCCGACCGCAAGCCGAAAAACGCTGCCGACCCCCTGGCCGCCACCAATCGCCGCATCGAGATCGTGCTGGAGAACGGCGGATGA
- a CDS encoding response regulator transcription factor: MIVIVDERQLVTEGYHSLFDREGVASAGFRSSEFGEWVESVAEADLKSVRAFLIGDCGGDVVLPRKIRDRSGAPVIALSEQHSLENTLKLFESGVDDVIRKPVHIREILARITAIRRRAQEEASFTQVGPMRIFTDGRDPEIAGEPLPLPRRERRILEYLASNSGRRVTKTQVFNAIYGIFDEEVEENVVESHISKLRKKLREKLGFDPVDSKRFLGYRLIVG; this comes from the coding sequence ATGATTGTAATCGTAGACGAGCGACAGCTCGTTACAGAGGGATATCATTCACTTTTCGACAGGGAAGGCGTCGCAAGCGCCGGCTTCCGGTCGAGCGAATTCGGCGAGTGGGTCGAAAGCGTCGCTGAAGCCGATCTCAAATCAGTCCGCGCTTTCCTGATCGGCGATTGTGGCGGCGATGTGGTGCTGCCGCGAAAGATACGCGACCGCTCCGGCGCTCCGGTGATTGCGCTCAGCGAGCAGCATTCCCTGGAAAACACGCTCAAGCTTTTCGAGTCCGGCGTCGACGACGTCATCCGCAAGCCGGTCCACATCCGCGAAATCCTCGCCCGCATCACCGCCATCCGGCGCCGGGCCCAGGAAGAAGCAAGCTTCACCCAGGTCGGCCCGATGCGCATCTTCACCGATGGCCGCGACCCTGAGATCGCCGGCGAACCGCTGCCGCTGCCCCGGCGCGAACGCCGCATCCTCGAATATCTGGCGAGCAATAGCGGCCGCCGCGTTACCAAGACCCAGGTCTTCAACGCCATCTACGGCATCTTCGACGAAGAGGTCGAAGAGAACGTCGTCGAGAGCCACATCAGCAAGCTGCGCAAGAAGCTGCGCGAGAAGCTCGGCTTCGACCCGGTCGATTCCAAGCGCTTCCTCGGCTACCGGCTGATCGTCGGATGA